TACTCTTCCTGGATGGCTCAAACTGATCTATGCTCTTCCTCGTGCTCGTTCTGTGCCATGGAGATCGCTCCACAGTTGCCACAAACTTCTTGAGATGTTTGATGTATTCGGGGTAGAGCTCCAGATTGCAGTGGGTCCCTCCTTTGATCCACAATGGCTCGTATTTCTCTTTGCAGAGTTCCCACAGCTGCTTACCGTGCGAAAAATTAACCACTTCATCTGCAGTTCCCTGGCAACCAACCATCACAAGATTATTTACATCGCAAAGTAACACTTAAATGGGGGTATAAACTAGACTCTCGTACAATAGCTCCAATCACGACTACTTCTTTTTTGATCTCGATCCGAATAGCTAGATAGATACTCCTACTAGCTTGCAATTCATGAAAACTATAGGCCATTCATAATATATAGGCAAAGCAGACTTGAGAAATATTGGACTATATCAAAATAAGCAACCAGCAGCCAACATGGATATACCATTTCCTTCTCTTCAAATAGACTTTCTAAAGTTTTGAATACAAAAAATCAATACTTACATGAATAATGAGGACAGGGCATTTAACCAGTGGGATCTTTTCAATGTTCTGCACCAAGAAACAAGGCAACATAACATTAATTCTACACAACTGAAAGCGAGAAATTTACATCTTAATTTCACACTATGGGAGCGCTATATAACCTTGTAGATGTCGAACCAGTAAGTTTTTTTGACAGAATACATGACTCTCACACCGGAGAGTATAGGACTATGCAAAACAACAGCTCGTACACTAGGCAAACGAGCTGCTAGATCCAAAGTGGGGCCACTTCCCACAGATTGACCATATAAGATAACATCTTCCTGCTTGGTGCCATAGTTCTCCTCCAGACACTTGAAAGCAGCTTCAATATCCGCATACGTATTATGCTCACTGGGCTAtaaacaaaaaccaacatCAACCATCTTTTTCTCCACACATCAGTACAGGTTCCAAGAGAAAGATCCCATAAAAAAACATCAGATCTAACACTCACCTTCCCAGTCGACTGCCCGTATCCAGAGTAGTCATACCTGATCATATTCAAAGAAGCTTCACAAAGTTAATCTTTTCTACAATATgtgacacacacacacatacgaATTCACAGGTAGTAAAAACTATGCTAAAATTTATCATTAGATGTAGCAGCAGCAAAATACACAATTTCCAGTATggtaaaaattcaatcttgagAAATTTTCTTGCTTTCAAAGATTACCATGATGAACATGAAACTAGAGCTTGAAACTCATAatccaaataacaaaaatgtgAACGGAAATCGCAGCTgcttaatcaattttatatgctttttgtgaacaaaattaattaaaaaacgaCTAGAATTGAGTGATTGGAGATGAAAATCCATATGTACCCGAGGAGATTGACGCGCAGATGAATGCTGAGCTCGATGAAGAGCTCGTACATCTGACCGAGATCGGCGGCATTGCCATGGGAGTAGAGAAGCGTGGATGTAGCCATGGGGTGTCGCACGTAGACCGCCACAATCTCGGAGCCCCGCCGGGTGGGGAGGCGCATGACCTCCACGTTCTCGCGGTGGGGGAAAGGGCTCAGCAGCAGCAGCCCCGTGACGCCGTCGTGCACCAGCTTGTACGACGGCGGATTAGGCGGGAAAAACGCCAGCTTGGCCGCCATCGACGACGTCACGCCACCCATATCGTCTCCTCTCCACCACCTAATTACAGAAAAAATTCAAGCGGTGTCTCAAAATTGAATCTGTGATTAACTAAAAGGCGCATACCGTTGCAGCAGAAGCGCGAGGGAGGTGCGGGAAAAAGGGTAAAGCAAGTGAGTGGAAGTGTGGAAAAGAAGCGAACTAAAGTGgggggggagagagagagagagggaaaaaatgGATAGAATATTTAGCAAGGGTGGTGTTGATGGCGCATGGGAGGTGTTTGAATTATTGCGCGAGTGAAAATAATGAGGGATGGAAAGGGAGATGAGTAGAGGCTTCCGCCTGCGGCTGCGCCCCCCAATTTCTGCTAAATCCATATTACCAATTTCTGTCTTCTTCTGCCCCCACCACATGCCATGTTTGCTCACTCTCACTCGCCAAACTTCAATCAACAATCCATATCCATCTTCTTCGGGTTAAGTTTTTTGTAGATCAACGGCTGCTGAAATTGATGTCTCGTAATGCCAAAATGATGCATTAATTTGGCATCAAATCCACTTGGAAtcttctacattattttatcaccTTCTGTGACTTTAGATTTCCTACTTCCTTCTCTTCAATTTCAATCCCTAGTGTTTTGgtcttttttttaagtaattattcattaattcaattaggatttataattatttgtctataattagttattaaatGATCATTCCATACTTAgggtaaataaaaatataatatgaggTATGTGTTTGGTGGttaattgttttgtgttttgtcGATTAAATGGCATATCGATGAATAACTAGCAGACACTTTATAGATTCAAATTTCTCGAACCATGACCAACTAGACTCtggattaattttaattccagtTCAGAGTAGCATATCTACTTGCAAGACATTCATTACTTCCCTTTTATTAAAGTGTAAATTGACGAGTGTGTCAGATATAACCAATATCCTCAATTCTCATAATTATACCGCCCGATTTCCCTCTTTTTCCGGATAGTGAGTACCGGATATTGGGTCGGGACAAGAATTACTACGATCTGTTTAAAAGTAGCAGATTATAAGATTTTTTATTGGTGGACAAAGTTAAATTACCAAACTGGCATGTCTACTTGCGAGGTAGTcatttctttccttttattaAAGTGTAAATAAAAGTAACCGATTGTAAGATATTTTATTGCTTGAGAAAGTGAAATTACCAAACATGATATAGGAAAGTATTTGTCTTTTTGTGAACAAACTTTGCAATTCAATGTCGTGAAGGGACACGTTAGGACATTCAATTATTGAATATACtacctaataaaataatatgacaCAGATATCCTGCTCAATTTGGCATAAGATCGCCATTCTCTACCTCTCTCATtcaatctttaaatttactcATAGTTAggttatactttaattaaaactagGCTAGGATTGCACATAATGAAGCTACAGAACgcttatcaaataaaatttccaATGCATATCTCAATTTAGACCCATTTCTATTCTTACCTTGCATCATTGAAATAGGAATTTCTTTGGAATGCTATTTCAATAATGCAAATTCATAAGGGTATACTCTCTGGATCCAAATGTGTAGTTTCAACTCTAGACTACACTTGGTTACTTACAAACACCGTCTTCATAAATCCAACGTGACTCAAATCTAGAACCGACTCATGATTTATAGATCTTAACTGAGTAAGATTTATGAGATCGATTATTGTAAATACCTAAAGTAGAGTCAGAGAATTGAAACTATGCTGATACTTTGGATCCATTATTTTCCGTACAGTTTATCCACCATTGCCCTAAGAAAAACTCTGAAAATTTgcaacaaaaattcaaattgggAGGCGCAAAAGGGCATAGTGTTCCATGTCTTTACCTTTTGTCTTTAAGTCCACAGCGTTTAAATCATTAGTTGTAATAAAGGTAGGGTGAGGTGGAGATGTATGAAATGAAAGTTCAACAAATGCAAAACAAAGTAAAACAACAAAGCATGTGCAAACGTTTCTAGTTTCCATATGTCAAAGCAATGGCCACACAACACATGATGATATAATGATGACTCGTGCTACCTCTAAATTAGTGGTCAAGAATTAGGGTAGCCACTACGTATTAAAGGAAAGTTGAAAAGCACACAATTCTCTAGTCcaaattttaactaaataacATTTCATTTGATGTTAGGCCATACACACCAAAGGGATACTCAAA
The genomic region above belongs to Salvia hispanica cultivar TCC Black 2014 chromosome 3, UniMelb_Shisp_WGS_1.0, whole genome shotgun sequence and contains:
- the LOC125215872 gene encoding alpha/beta hydrolase domain-containing protein 17B-like produces the protein MWWGQKKTEIGNMDLAEIGGRSRRRKPLLISLSIPHYFHSRNNSNTSHAPSTPPLLNILSIFSLSLSLPPHFSSLLFHTSTHLLYPFSRTSLALLLQRWWRGDDMGGVTSSMAAKLAFFPPNPPSYKLVHDGVTGLLLLSPFPHRENVEVMRLPTRRGSEIVAVYVRHPMATSTLLYSHGNAADLGQMYELFIELSIHLRVNLLGYDYSGYGQSTGKPSEHNTYADIEAAFKCLEENYGTKQEDVILYGQSVGSGPTLDLAARLPSVRAVVLHSPILSGVRVMYSVKKTYWFDIYKNIEKIPLVKCPVLIIHGTADEVVNFSHGKQLWELCKEKYEPLWIKGGTHCNLELYPEYIKHLKKFVATVERSPWHRTSTRKSIDQFEPSRKSTDMFDAPRKSSDRREKPRRSMDKPERSKHQPQNVDSLRISFDQVERSRRSVDCIDKSWKNIDHQLERGRKSVDRMRTG